One genomic region from Leptospira tipperaryensis encodes:
- a CDS encoding TPR end-of-group domain-containing protein — protein MIIKPSLTKNESASDYDTEYWRLLDRYDFEGAFVFLSSIFEEEGNQRKKGKPADFHYEEDPNSIKNLSTHFQEMNSAFHFAEPLPSRIERILENLEESLTEDHLLKHRFKPFNGFLFKMSDYEFCNAVMDSVHFEPSEETTSSAFGLNHEMIWDEDSYPPEESSDYYDFIYDLKKGKYPISFRGKKVKGNDLHVHTKLLLFSKMIGEIVQALFSEERFAKIPKVFPFYVLIDSQDCYDYKGKPFLLEVIPPIELESLKENPHFSIYESVSRTGAAASPSEEFLFALAYLEEPDLKEYKSLLELVNSHPEWKELLLQAGKQSLQRTNTVIGKPDWKRPSVNDEITDSDLNSAEIQNPGLKELDLSAFWKKVQLYPSSYFSRFFWQLADLNPDLHLETAKDFQKEIFLNSPQPLEDLYEKALPYIQEFSYTLVDSYLGIPNKHREELRIPFENSLHRLQELPHPGFKLRAMEIRTRLTLDDWESKTSPILKNATEEYIKQIIGLVRCMPEKFPWFGDSWDFIFEDRLTVLGKQAKVVVPVLTDVLERYNSDHYNEDVTLNLAPVFYEIGAEDIHPLIHELHKRNEFYMEDFYAKWSKQAPANRWERFAEVAENSSDSLNSSSTWESLLYDSLPGFQLYYENIEKRNDRNSIFYAFLQALKDKPSDLLQRFALFYLESKKKSAKKNEENFFSIIAEVTEILTLLKPQISFTQELQEVLELGISAKAVEAFAKSKENTEEILKQTLQELPKNAFLLFLKTKTIESKYGLKNAMEELKTILPILWNEDYVLNKTFFLFCLQSHQDWSRVSLEEIYAFYEKANKLFEKHFYTDGKFAGQLSSFRMDLFSKVLEEEYSEIVLSEQEKFLKEKSEEFKTLATLDTLSPEKIISHLRPGNSSLNLILVSKLIKNSKQFESSIFQALEWETEESAIFPYLKLFYQDPFLKEKLYDHPLFLDHLSYFIRNYKDVASKELAKNLFILLKEKKNSKPIVKAVKTLENETIIHCFLSVYWAFQNEDRLKELEELTDQILLKTDSRKPEYVLIAGNLGVIHIQNGNLEKAKDIFQNLFSMDWSRFDYQKDESALDMEKILGPDINEQYATIFRKYFAMAKFNAACLYSRLEDASEAVVHLREAVQIEPEVYNRKKILAETDFSAISEHQTYQEFLNSLN, from the coding sequence ATGATTATAAAACCTTCCCTTACAAAGAATGAATCCGCTTCCGATTACGACACGGAATATTGGCGTCTTCTGGATCGTTATGACTTCGAGGGCGCGTTTGTATTCTTATCCTCCATTTTTGAAGAAGAGGGAAACCAAAGAAAAAAAGGAAAACCCGCCGACTTTCACTACGAGGAAGATCCAAACTCCATAAAGAATTTATCCACACACTTCCAAGAGATGAACTCCGCGTTTCATTTTGCGGAGCCTCTGCCAAGCCGCATCGAAAGAATCTTAGAAAATCTGGAAGAAAGTTTAACGGAGGACCATCTCCTCAAACATCGTTTTAAACCGTTCAATGGATTTCTTTTTAAAATGTCCGATTATGAATTTTGCAACGCGGTTATGGACTCCGTTCACTTTGAACCCTCCGAAGAAACGACCTCTTCCGCTTTCGGCCTCAACCATGAAATGATCTGGGACGAAGATTCTTATCCTCCGGAAGAATCCTCCGATTATTACGATTTTATTTATGACCTCAAAAAAGGAAAATATCCGATTTCTTTCCGAGGAAAAAAAGTAAAAGGAAACGATCTTCACGTTCATACAAAACTTCTTTTGTTTTCGAAGATGATCGGCGAGATCGTCCAAGCCCTTTTTTCGGAAGAACGATTTGCAAAAATTCCAAAAGTGTTTCCGTTTTACGTTCTGATCGATTCTCAAGACTGTTACGACTACAAGGGAAAACCTTTTCTTTTGGAGGTAATTCCACCGATCGAACTCGAGTCCTTAAAAGAGAATCCGCACTTTTCGATTTACGAATCCGTTTCACGAACGGGGGCCGCCGCGTCTCCGAGTGAAGAGTTTCTTTTTGCTCTTGCGTATTTGGAAGAACCGGATCTCAAAGAATACAAAAGTCTTTTGGAACTCGTAAACTCTCATCCGGAATGGAAAGAATTGCTCCTACAGGCGGGAAAACAATCTCTTCAAAGAACAAACACCGTGATCGGAAAACCGGATTGGAAAAGACCGTCCGTAAACGATGAGATCACAGACTCCGATCTAAACTCAGCCGAAATCCAAAACCCTGGTTTGAAAGAATTGGACTTATCGGCGTTTTGGAAAAAGGTTCAACTCTATCCTTCCTCTTATTTTTCCCGTTTTTTTTGGCAACTCGCGGATCTCAATCCGGATCTCCATTTAGAAACCGCAAAAGATTTTCAAAAGGAAATCTTTCTAAATTCTCCGCAGCCCCTCGAAGACTTGTATGAAAAAGCGCTTCCATACATTCAAGAATTCTCATATACACTCGTGGATTCTTATTTGGGAATTCCGAACAAACACAGAGAAGAACTTCGGATTCCTTTTGAAAACTCACTTCATCGATTGCAGGAACTTCCTCATCCGGGTTTTAAACTCAGAGCGATGGAAATTCGAACTCGTCTGACCCTCGACGACTGGGAATCAAAAACCAGTCCCATTCTAAAAAACGCCACCGAAGAATATATAAAACAGATAATCGGTCTCGTGCGCTGTATGCCGGAAAAATTTCCTTGGTTCGGCGATTCTTGGGATTTTATCTTCGAAGACCGACTTACCGTTCTCGGAAAACAAGCCAAAGTTGTGGTCCCCGTTCTAACCGACGTTTTGGAAAGATACAACTCGGACCACTACAACGAAGACGTTACGCTAAACCTCGCCCCCGTTTTTTACGAGATCGGAGCGGAAGACATTCATCCTCTGATCCACGAACTTCACAAAAGAAATGAATTTTATATGGAAGACTTTTACGCGAAGTGGTCCAAACAGGCCCCCGCAAATCGATGGGAGCGTTTCGCGGAAGTTGCTGAAAATTCTTCGGATTCTCTCAACTCATCTTCCACCTGGGAATCACTCCTCTATGACAGTTTACCCGGGTTTCAACTCTATTACGAAAACATAGAAAAGAGAAACGATAGAAATTCGATCTTTTACGCTTTCCTCCAAGCTCTCAAAGACAAACCTTCCGATCTTTTGCAAAGATTCGCACTCTTCTACCTCGAATCCAAAAAGAAATCGGCGAAGAAGAACGAAGAAAATTTCTTTTCAATTATCGCCGAAGTCACAGAGATCCTGACTCTTCTAAAACCGCAGATTTCTTTCACTCAAGAATTACAAGAGGTCCTCGAACTCGGAATTTCGGCGAAGGCAGTCGAAGCCTTTGCAAAATCAAAGGAAAACACCGAGGAAATTCTCAAACAAACGCTCCAAGAGTTACCAAAAAATGCGTTCTTACTTTTTTTAAAAACAAAGACGATCGAAAGCAAATACGGATTAAAAAACGCGATGGAAGAATTGAAAACGATCCTTCCGATTCTTTGGAACGAGGATTACGTTCTCAACAAAACCTTTTTCCTCTTCTGTCTGCAATCGCATCAGGATTGGAGTCGCGTCTCCTTGGAAGAAATCTATGCATTTTACGAAAAGGCTAACAAACTTTTTGAGAAACATTTTTACACCGATGGAAAATTTGCGGGGCAACTCAGTTCCTTTCGGATGGATTTGTTTTCCAAGGTCTTGGAGGAAGAATATTCAGAGATCGTCCTCTCCGAACAGGAAAAATTTCTAAAAGAAAAATCAGAAGAATTTAAGACCTTAGCGACGTTAGACACACTTTCTCCGGAAAAGATAATTTCACATCTAAGACCGGGAAATTCTTCCTTAAATTTGATTCTTGTTTCCAAGTTGATCAAAAATTCGAAACAATTTGAATCTTCTATTTTTCAAGCTTTAGAATGGGAAACCGAGGAAAGCGCGATATTCCCCTATTTAAAACTTTTTTATCAAGATCCTTTTTTAAAAGAGAAACTCTATGATCATCCGCTATTCTTAGATCATCTTTCTTACTTTATCAGAAATTACAAAGACGTAGCATCCAAAGAACTCGCAAAAAATCTTTTCATTCTTTTAAAGGAAAAGAAAAATTCAAAGCCGATCGTAAAAGCGGTAAAAACTCTGGAGAACGAAACGATCATCCATTGTTTTCTCTCTGTCTACTGGGCCTTTCAAAACGAGGACCGCCTAAAAGAATTGGAAGAGCTTACGGATCAAATCCTTCTAAAAACGGATTCTCGTAAACCGGAATACGTTTTGATCGCCGGAAACTTAGGAGTGATCCATATCCAAAATGGAAATTTAGAAAAGGCGAAAGACATCTTTCAAAATCTTTTTTCGATGGATTGGAGTCGTTTCGATTATCAAAAGGACGAATCCGCTTTGGACATGGAGAAAATTCTCGGACCCGATATCAACGAACAATACGCTACGATTTTTCGTAAATACTTCGCTATGGCAAAATTCAACGCGGCTTGTTTGTATTCGAGGCTGGAAGACGCATCCGAAGCGGTGGTTCATTTGCGGGAAGCGGTCCAAATCGAACCAGAAGTTTACAATCGGAAAAAAATTCTCGCCGAAACCGATTTTTCAGCGATCAGCGAACACCAAACATATCAAGAATTTCTAAACTCTCTCAATTGA
- the rpmE gene encoding 50S ribosomal protein L31 produces the protein MKTGIHPNYRVAKISCASCGTVYETRTSIGDINIEICAACHPFFTGKSKLVDTTGRVDKFKKKYKMQ, from the coding sequence ATGAAAACTGGAATTCATCCAAACTATAGAGTAGCAAAAATCAGCTGCGCGTCTTGTGGAACCGTCTACGAAACTAGAACTTCCATAGGCGATATCAACATCGAAATTTGCGCCGCTTGCCACCCATTCTTTACCGGAAAATCCAAACTTGTGGATACGACGGGTAGGGTTGACAAGTTCAAGAAAAAATACAAAATGCAGTGA
- a CDS encoding adenylate/guanylate cyclase domain-containing protein → MNSFLNLYNWNIRQKLMVIISFIILVSLGVIIALATYFFKSDNEVRIKENNLKLTDVISQKVRSDISSLTKRSLLLARSVAGSEESNNILESEDDIFYLKIFRKENGDYNGVKRIASETSLKEFKISGEDADKIVRKYLNNQKKAQIGKPVVYNVSPDFHKPVLFLSVALGDGVNSAVIVSLVKMDSILDSFKTSGITQFFLVGADGKLIAHSDPKLILEPTILADDPIVKNLLESSISNGQTRYKGKDNQFYLGSFRRIGYAGLGVISSTSEKKAFEEVYNIQKRNLYLMFVVVNVSILFVFFYSRRLTRPILKLVDASKEIEKGNFQLTLEAESGDEIGKLTTSFVEMGKGLSDRDKMKDAFGKFVNKDIAEMVLKGEVKLGGDKRECVILFSDIRNFTSLSEKIEPELVVEFLNQYFTAMVKCINANSGSVNKYIGDAIMAVWGELGHTESDTEKAIQSALDMRKSLVQFNKNRGTDKKPKIFIGIGINTGEVIAGQIGSEDRLEYTVIGDTVNLASRVESLTKVFGADILITGNSYEKVKGIFVVEKLKPIKVKGKKSLQTIYAVLGHSKDKNCPKNLKELRKQIGMEFKPGGSKLG, encoded by the coding sequence ATGAATTCATTTCTCAATCTATATAATTGGAACATCCGTCAGAAGCTGATGGTGATCATATCATTCATCATCTTGGTTTCCTTGGGAGTGATCATCGCTCTTGCTACCTATTTTTTCAAATCGGATAACGAAGTTCGGATTAAAGAAAATAACTTAAAGCTGACGGACGTGATCAGTCAAAAAGTGAGATCGGATATTTCCTCTCTTACAAAACGCTCCTTGCTCCTCGCGAGATCTGTCGCGGGCTCCGAAGAATCGAACAATATCTTGGAAAGCGAAGACGATATCTTTTATCTAAAAATTTTCCGAAAAGAAAACGGAGACTACAACGGGGTAAAAAGAATCGCGAGCGAAACCTCTCTCAAAGAATTCAAAATTTCCGGAGAAGACGCCGACAAGATCGTTCGAAAGTATTTGAACAATCAGAAAAAAGCTCAGATCGGAAAACCGGTCGTCTACAACGTTTCTCCCGACTTTCACAAACCGGTTCTTTTTCTTTCAGTCGCTTTGGGAGACGGAGTCAATTCGGCGGTGATCGTTTCCTTGGTGAAAATGGATTCCATCTTAGATTCTTTTAAAACTTCCGGAATCACTCAGTTCTTTCTCGTGGGAGCCGATGGAAAACTGATCGCGCACTCCGATCCGAAACTCATTCTCGAGCCTACGATTTTAGCCGATGATCCGATCGTAAAAAATCTTTTGGAAAGTTCGATCAGCAACGGACAAACCCGATACAAGGGCAAAGACAATCAATTCTATCTGGGTTCTTTTAGAAGAATCGGATACGCCGGCCTTGGAGTGATTTCCAGTACTTCCGAAAAAAAAGCGTTCGAAGAAGTTTATAACATTCAAAAGAGAAATCTCTATCTGATGTTCGTCGTCGTAAACGTTTCGATTCTATTCGTGTTCTTTTATTCCAGAAGATTGACAAGACCGATTCTCAAACTCGTAGACGCTTCCAAAGAAATCGAAAAAGGAAATTTTCAACTCACTCTCGAAGCGGAATCCGGAGACGAGATCGGAAAACTCACGACCTCTTTCGTAGAAATGGGAAAAGGACTTTCCGATCGGGACAAGATGAAGGACGCCTTCGGGAAGTTCGTAAACAAAGATATCGCGGAGATGGTTCTCAAAGGAGAAGTAAAACTCGGAGGGGACAAAAGAGAATGTGTGATTCTTTTTTCCGATATCAGAAACTTCACTTCTCTTTCTGAAAAGATTGAACCGGAACTCGTCGTCGAATTCTTAAACCAATACTTTACCGCGATGGTAAAATGTATCAACGCAAACAGCGGAAGCGTGAACAAATATATCGGCGACGCGATCATGGCGGTCTGGGGAGAATTGGGACATACCGAATCCGATACGGAAAAAGCGATTCAATCCGCGCTAGATATGCGTAAGAGTTTAGTACAATTTAATAAGAATCGGGGAACCGACAAAAAGCCGAAGATCTTTATCGGAATCGGAATCAACACCGGAGAAGTCATCGCGGGTCAGATCGGTTCCGAAGATCGATTGGAATACACGGTCATCGGTGATACGGTAAACCTCGCTTCCAGAGTAGAATCTCTGACAAAAGTTTTCGGAGCCGATATTCTGATCACCGGAAATTCTTACGAAAAAGTAAAAGGAATCTTCGTAGTAGAAAAGTTAAAACCGATCAAGGTCAAAGGAAAAAAATCTCTTCAGACCATCTACGCGGTCTTAGGACATTCGAAAGATAAAAATTGCCCCAAGAATTTGAAAGAACTCAGAAAACAAATCGGCATGGAATTCAAACCGGGCGGGTCTAAACTAGGATGA
- a CDS encoding FecR family protein, with protein MTKERFLSGDRAILVLLIFNIVLFTAVFLYDYTRYGYKGNQKVIGTILFKSNSIQRKFDSEVVWKEIEMGNSIQNRDTILTTEGSQAKLRLLDGTEIMIAENSMIFIDYLDNRANLEISVGGLQVTRRPENKANPSSLGIRSGDGVLKLVEGIVNVEKKKNQKNLEYAVLSGSIKADPSNPILLYPKKSLEGFEKLFPISASLQTTEGIQSTPVSSSSGNTGSSSSSYSNNNTSGSASTSNSSSKTNPSSSRNSSDPINDPNDGKYDNGNPNYRTSTGSNGNSNSNSNSGNPAGNGQNGLNTKSGLKLEKTSSGNSSTQSENKNGNNQNNGSESSRTGYDPGDYLKKQKYEQNKIQEKSDPSAPKSKTGTSKSESPTENKSGSSTYQEVKKPKPPRELTPEEIQKQEKEKRRREREDQEQREFLRM; from the coding sequence ATGACGAAAGAAAGATTTCTTTCAGGCGATCGAGCCATTCTGGTTCTTCTCATTTTTAATATAGTCTTATTCACGGCTGTATTCTTATATGATTATACTCGGTACGGTTATAAAGGAAATCAGAAAGTCATCGGGACCATTCTTTTCAAATCCAATAGCATTCAGAGAAAGTTCGATTCCGAAGTCGTTTGGAAAGAGATCGAGATGGGAAATTCCATTCAGAACAGAGACACGATCTTAACGACGGAAGGTTCTCAGGCAAAGCTGAGACTTCTGGACGGAACCGAAATCATGATCGCAGAGAATTCTATGATCTTCATAGACTATCTCGATAACCGCGCCAACCTCGAAATTTCAGTGGGCGGTCTCCAAGTGACGAGACGACCGGAAAACAAGGCGAATCCTTCCTCTTTGGGAATTCGTTCCGGAGACGGGGTTTTAAAACTCGTGGAAGGAATCGTAAACGTTGAAAAGAAAAAGAATCAGAAGAATTTAGAATACGCGGTTCTTTCCGGAAGTATCAAAGCCGATCCGAGCAATCCGATTCTTTTGTATCCTAAAAAATCCTTAGAGGGTTTTGAAAAATTATTTCCGATTTCCGCGAGCCTTCAGACGACGGAAGGGATTCAATCTACTCCTGTGAGTTCTTCTTCAGGAAATACGGGATCCTCGAGCAGTTCCTACTCCAATAATAATACGTCCGGAAGCGCGAGCACTTCCAATTCCTCATCAAAAACCAATCCTTCTTCTTCCAGAAATTCTTCGGATCCGATAAACGATCCCAACGATGGGAAGTATGATAACGGAAATCCGAATTATAGAACCTCCACCGGTTCCAACGGAAATTCTAATTCGAATTCCAACTCCGGAAATCCGGCCGGCAATGGGCAAAACGGACTCAACACAAAGTCCGGTCTAAAATTGGAAAAAACAAGTTCCGGAAATTCTTCTACGCAATCGGAAAATAAAAACGGCAACAATCAAAACAACGGAAGCGAGTCTTCCAGAACCGGATACGATCCCGGTGATTATTTAAAGAAACAAAAATACGAACAAAATAAAATCCAAGAAAAATCGGATCCGAGCGCTCCCAAAAGTAAAACTGGAACTTCTAAATCGGAATCTCCGACTGAAAATAAGTCCGGCTCTTCCACTTACCAAGAAGTAAAAAAACCGAAACCTCCGCGTGAATTGACTCCGGAAGAAATTCAAAAACAGGAAAAAGAAAAACGCAGAAGGGAACGCGAGGACCAGGAACAGAGGGAATTCTTGAGAATGTAA
- a CDS encoding pentapeptide repeat-containing protein produces MSVMDFARYKQINDDRVNYREMEDATVVSNYRNVGCGDGYRIYLKIDPSDHITDASYTTTGCGFGIVALAMATEYAKGKTVDQIKSVTPSDIEQMFEFPERRKNYPESAVAALLQAVKDYESGEGVPKEKRITASKALEILKEKGSLKGEDLSSIILEKQNFDGVDFSGANLGHAFLQNSSFVGANFEGAKLRGSFLNNADLRNSNFRGADLRWAKLAGANVEGADFTDAVYDIGTRLDQKQIHLFSVMKKEGKDLYLNKEAE; encoded by the coding sequence ATGAGCGTAATGGACTTTGCACGGTATAAACAAATCAACGACGACCGCGTCAACTATCGTGAGATGGAAGACGCGACCGTGGTCTCTAATTACAGAAACGTTGGTTGCGGAGACGGCTACCGCATTTATCTCAAAATCGATCCTTCCGATCATATCACCGACGCAAGTTATACTACAACCGGTTGCGGTTTTGGAATCGTCGCGCTCGCGATGGCTACGGAATACGCAAAGGGCAAAACAGTAGATCAGATTAAGTCCGTAACTCCTTCCGACATCGAGCAGATGTTTGAGTTCCCGGAAAGAAGAAAGAATTATCCCGAGTCTGCGGTCGCAGCACTTTTACAAGCCGTGAAGGATTATGAAAGTGGAGAAGGGGTTCCGAAAGAAAAAAGAATCACCGCTTCGAAGGCTCTCGAAATTCTGAAAGAAAAAGGTTCTCTGAAAGGGGAAGATCTTTCCAGCATCATATTAGAAAAACAGAATTTTGACGGGGTCGATTTTTCAGGCGCCAATCTGGGTCACGCATTCTTACAAAATTCTTCCTTTGTGGGAGCCAATTTCGAAGGCGCAAAACTCAGAGGTTCTTTTTTAAACAACGCCGACCTGAGAAACTCGAACTTCAGAGGAGCCGATCTTCGTTGGGCAAAACTCGCGGGCGCGAACGTGGAAGGCGCCGATTTTACGGATGCGGTCTACGATATCGGAACTCGATTGGATCAAAAACAAATTCATCTCTTCAGTGTTATGAAAAAAGAAGGGAAAGATCTTTATCTCAATAAAGAGGCGGAATGA
- the rho gene encoding transcription termination factor Rho codes for MATARRDNKNRHHHQNNNHNQNDSETTESSAEEEITGQESQDFESSDNADHRARKRKRGGYDGPTPSPIDLVELKKKAIGDLIEVAKGLGVENTGGLKKQNLIFAILQAQAERDGQVHAAGVMEKLPDGYGFLRSPDYNYVPGPDDIYVSPSQIKLFGLRTGDTVEGQIRPPKESERFFAMLRVETVNGYTPDVAGKRALFDNLTPLYPNERLKMEYDPSMLDTRILDLMCPIGKGQRALIVAPPRTGKTILMQNIANAITSNHPECTLIVLLIDERPEEVTDMARHVRGEVVSSTFDEPAQRHVQVAEMVIEKAKRLVEHGKDVVILLDSITRLARAYNQVIPTSGKILSGGVDSNALHKPKRFFGAARNIEEGGSLTIIATALIDTGSKMDEVIFEEFKGTGNMEIHLDRKLSDKRIFPAIDINKSGTRKEELLIARDVLQKVFVLRKVLSPMSITESMELLLEKMRLSKTNDAFLASMNTQ; via the coding sequence ATGGCAACAGCAAGACGAGACAATAAAAACAGACACCACCACCAAAATAATAACCACAACCAAAACGATTCCGAAACAACCGAATCCTCTGCGGAAGAAGAAATCACCGGACAAGAGTCCCAAGATTTTGAATCCTCAGACAACGCGGATCATCGTGCTCGGAAACGCAAAAGAGGCGGTTATGACGGTCCCACTCCTTCTCCGATCGATCTTGTAGAACTCAAGAAAAAAGCAATCGGTGACTTAATCGAAGTCGCAAAAGGGTTGGGTGTTGAAAACACCGGTGGGCTCAAAAAGCAAAACTTAATCTTCGCCATTCTCCAAGCGCAAGCGGAAAGAGACGGTCAAGTGCACGCCGCGGGCGTCATGGAAAAACTTCCGGACGGTTACGGCTTTTTACGTTCTCCGGATTATAACTATGTTCCGGGTCCGGATGATATCTACGTTTCTCCTTCTCAGATCAAACTCTTTGGGTTGAGAACGGGAGATACGGTAGAAGGTCAGATCCGTCCCCCGAAAGAATCCGAAAGATTCTTCGCTATGCTCCGTGTGGAAACCGTAAACGGTTATACTCCGGATGTCGCGGGCAAACGTGCTCTTTTTGACAACTTAACTCCTCTCTATCCAAACGAAAGACTCAAGATGGAATACGATCCATCCATGTTGGATACGAGAATTCTCGATCTCATGTGTCCGATCGGAAAAGGACAAAGAGCTCTCATCGTAGCTCCTCCGAGAACCGGTAAAACGATTTTGATGCAGAATATCGCAAACGCGATCACATCCAATCATCCGGAATGTACTCTGATCGTTCTTCTTATCGACGAACGTCCGGAAGAAGTTACCGATATGGCGCGTCACGTCAGGGGAGAAGTTGTTTCTTCCACATTCGACGAACCCGCTCAGAGACACGTTCAGGTCGCCGAGATGGTCATCGAAAAAGCGAAACGTCTCGTAGAACACGGTAAAGACGTCGTCATTCTTCTGGATTCGATTACGAGATTGGCGAGAGCCTATAACCAAGTGATCCCGACTTCCGGTAAAATTCTTTCGGGTGGGGTGGATTCAAACGCGCTTCACAAACCGAAACGATTCTTTGGAGCCGCGAGAAACATCGAAGAGGGCGGTTCTCTTACCATCATCGCGACCGCTTTGATCGACACCGGATCCAAAATGGACGAGGTGATCTTTGAAGAATTCAAAGGGACCGGTAACATGGAGATCCACCTGGATCGGAAACTCTCCGACAAACGGATTTTCCCGGCCATCGACATCAACAAGTCCGGAACTCGTAAGGAAGAACTCCTGATCGCAAGAGACGTTCTTCAGAAAGTGTTTGTTCTGAGAAAAGTACTTTCTCCTATGAGCATCACGGAAAGCATGGAATTATTGCTGGAAAAAATGAGGCTTTCGAAGACAAATGATGCCTTTTTAGCCAGCATGAACACCCAGTAA
- a CDS encoding transcriptional regulator, giving the protein MKIEAIYRYFLITPATHLPVINESGDLIGLLSRKLIQMEMADLSSSDREYAQLPDSFLETEIPESFFQYFQRQKSIPVLAKTGEKKEEWDKVQVMAGLGKLVSENRAPELPTEEKKQELEQSSRSWFMELILQNFPDGLLATDLEGSSIFYNETFEQTILTKKYFRDSILQAERLLKEMSKNLLANYLKTNELRLEGSSPFSLQTYVNELECNVRIIVLKQGPKIVGYLYHFVSPRSGLGQQDANGLEFPSVSDAFLQKLPLETMLKEVESAFIFHSLKANQDNISHTALALGVPRTTLQNRIKFLELQNRYSLQRENPIPRKKANSSPVVESDSLEKVAKNGESSSGQKPSSPSKKKGKNASKSSSPSKKGSSSKSAFSKTPAKKRKQR; this is encoded by the coding sequence ATGAAAATAGAAGCGATTTATAGATACTTTCTCATCACTCCGGCGACTCATCTCCCGGTGATCAATGAGTCGGGAGATCTCATCGGTCTCTTGTCTCGCAAATTGATTCAGATGGAAATGGCCGACCTGAGTTCCTCCGACCGGGAATATGCACAACTTCCGGATTCTTTTTTAGAAACGGAAATCCCGGAATCCTTCTTTCAATACTTTCAGAGACAAAAATCGATTCCGGTTCTCGCCAAAACCGGGGAAAAAAAAGAAGAATGGGATAAGGTCCAGGTTATGGCCGGTCTCGGAAAACTCGTCTCTGAAAACCGCGCACCCGAACTTCCGACCGAAGAAAAAAAACAGGAATTAGAGCAGAGTTCTCGTTCTTGGTTTATGGAGTTGATCCTCCAGAATTTTCCGGACGGACTTTTGGCGACGGATCTCGAAGGGAGTTCTATTTTTTACAACGAAACCTTTGAACAGACGATTCTTACCAAAAAATATTTCCGGGATTCGATTCTCCAGGCGGAGAGATTGCTCAAGGAAATGAGTAAGAATCTTCTGGCCAATTATTTAAAGACCAACGAACTCCGCCTCGAAGGAAGTTCTCCTTTTTCCCTTCAGACCTACGTAAACGAACTCGAGTGCAACGTTCGGATCATCGTTCTCAAACAAGGACCGAAGATCGTAGGTTATCTTTATCATTTTGTATCTCCTCGTTCCGGGCTCGGACAACAGGATGCGAATGGTCTGGAATTTCCCTCCGTTAGCGACGCTTTCCTGCAAAAGCTTCCTCTGGAAACGATGCTCAAGGAAGTCGAGAGCGCGTTTATCTTTCATTCTCTCAAAGCCAACCAAGACAATATTTCTCATACCGCTCTGGCGCTCGGAGTTCCTCGAACCACACTTCAAAATCGGATCAAATTTTTAGAACTTCAGAACCGTTATTCGCTTCAGAGGGAGAATCCGATTCCCCGTAAAAAAGCGAATTCTTCCCCCGTTGTTGAAAGTGATTCTTTGGAAAAGGTCGCGAAGAATGGAGAATCTTCTTCCGGGCAGAAACCTTCTTCTCCATCTAAGAAAAAAGGGAAGAATGCTTCGAAGTCATCCTCTCCATCCAAGAAAGGTTCTTCTTCGAAGTCGGCGTTTTCCAAGACTCCGGCAAAAAAAAGAAAGCAACGTTGA